From the Callithrix jacchus isolate 240 chromosome 22, calJac240_pri, whole genome shotgun sequence genome, the window AGTGTCAGGTccatgtcacctcctccaggaagccctccccgGCATCCTGTCCTGGCTGCCCAGGCCTCTCCCGGGTAAAGGCGTTCACCTTAACACCCTAGTCCTGACCACACGTTCACCTCTGTGACCATTAACATAGCTGGCTCTGCCCCAGCGCTGTGACGTCAGGGCCCAGACTGGCTTTGGTTCCCAGGTCCAGGCCTCTACAGGCGTGAATGCTGGGAGGCTGTGTCTACACCCATCCGTGTCTGAACCCTCTTCCTCAACAAATGAGCGAATGGATGGCACTCACGGACAGGGATGCAGGCTCTGGATGGCCATGACTGCCAGCCCGTTGGCCACCTTATCAGAGAAGCTCATGGAGCCATATACGAACGCTCCGCTGTTCTGCGGGAACACGGGTGGTCAGTGTGTACCCCGAGTTCCACACCCAGCCACCCCCACCCCGGCCACCAGCCTTACCGTGTGGGGACCGATGAGGTCGGCCGTCATGGCCAGCGAGGTGACGAGGATGGTGGCACAGCCCGCACCCAGCAGCACAGCCGCTGCGTACACGGCCACGCCCAGCCCCTCCGTGAGCGCCACCCAGGCAGCGAAGGCCAGGATCACCAGGAGGCCCGAGAAGTAGGTCATCTGCAGGGGACAGCCCTGGGGTCTGGCCCACGCCACTGGGTGCCCCTGAGCGCAGCGTTTGCCCTCTCTGGTCTTCAATCCACTACCCCCACCCCAGCAAACAGGGCGTGAGCTGGACGGTCATTAAGGAGCCCGGCTCTGAGGCCCAGGAGAACTGCCACGCGGAGCTGTGCTCTGTCCACGTGGTAGTAGCTGGAGCCACGTGGCTATTTCCGCCTAATGGCAGGTCAGGTACACAAAAGCAAACGAGGGACTCAGCTCAGTCCCCTCGGCCACATTCCAAGTGCTCAGTAGCTGGACAGGGAGGACGCAAAGCTCCAGAGCTCTGCCGCCACGACAGTGTGAACTCGAGACTCGCAGAGGCCAGGGCTCCAGACCGCCTGGTTCCCACAAGGCGGGAACTCGGGGGCCTGGGAGCATCTGAGGCTGGAGCCCCTCCCGGCTGCAGGGCCCCGCCCACTCACGGTCCTCCCGATGCACTTGCCCCGCCCACCCACGGTCCTCCCGATGCACttgccccccccccgcccactCACGTTCCTCTCGGCGCACTTGCCCCCCCCCGCCCACTCACGGTCCTCCCGGCGCACTTGCCCCGCCCACTCACGGTCCTCCCGATGCACTTGTTGATGGGCTTCATGAGGAAGGACGAGAAGAAGCCGCTGAGGTACATCACCAGGGGAATCGTCGCGATGAACTTCTGCAGGGGCGGAGCCGGGCCCGGCGTGTCCCTCACCGCTTGCCAGGCTGCGGCCGTCCCACCCCAGCGCCCCCGTCCCAACCCACTTACCTTGGGCAGGTTGAGAGAGTAGGTGAGGTACATGGCCATATAGGTCTGAGACAGGTTCACGATGAGCCTGGTGGTCATGTACAGCATGCCCACCTGTGGGCAGACCAGCAGAGGGACCGGCAGGGGTCAGGGGGCCCTTGtccactcccaccagcagggGGCACCGGGGCCTGGATGGGTGCCCTGCAGCTGGCATTTGATCCATTGGTAGTGACTGCCCAGTGGGTTGAGGTGGAAGAGCAGAGAGCAGTGCTTCATGAGCGATATCTGCCCCGGGCATGGGCGGCACCAGGGGCcgaagggtgggaggagaggtCTGAGCTGGCCCTGTCCCCCCCAGCACGCACCTGGTAGAAAGCCGGCTCCCGGAGCCAGTGCTTCCAGAGCAGCAGGGGCTGGGCAACCACGGGGGCCAACAGGGGGCTGTGCTCGCCCGGCTCCTCCGCATGCAGCTGGCACCTCTCCCGGGTGCCCAGGTGGAACAGCAGTGAGAACACGGCGCCGACACCCACCACCAGCAGGGACAGGTTCTGGGAACGCGGCAGAGTGGTCAGCAGCAGCTGGCCCAGGCCGCCCCAGGCTCGAGGACTTCAGGCAACACACCAGGCCCCAGCTCACCCGGAACACGGGCACGTCCTGGCCCCCTAGCTGGTCACTGACGCTGATGTCCTGGGCGGGCCCCACCCTCGACGAGCCCTGCAGGTGCAGCAGGAGCCAGGCAGCACCGTAGACAGTGATGTTGGCCACCACGGTGAACGCGTACCTGGCGGGCAGGCGGGCAGGGAC encodes:
- the MFSD12 gene encoding major facilitator superfamily domain-containing protein 12 isoform X2, whose translation is MGPGPPAAGAAPSPPSPPSPRPLSLVARLSYAVGHFLNDLCASMWFTYLLLYLHSVRAYSSRGAGLLLLLGQVADGLCTPLVGYEADRAAGCCARYGPRKAWHLVGTACVLLSFPFIFSPCLGCGAATPEWAALLYYGPFVVVFQFGWASTQISHLSLIPELVTNDHEKVELTALRYAFTVVANITVYGAAWLLLHLQGSSRVGPAQDISVSDQLGGQDVPVFRNLSLLVVGVGAVFSLLFHLGTRERCQLHAEEPGEHSPLLAPVVAQPLLLWKHWLREPAFYQVGMLYMTTRLIVNLSQTYMAMYLTYSLNLPKKFIATIPLVMYLSGFFSSFLMKPINKCIGRTMTYFSGLLVILAFAAWVALTEGLGVAVYAAAVLLGAGCATILVTSLAMTADLIGPHTNSGAFVYGSMSFSDKVANGLAVMAIQSLHPCPSELCCRACVSFYHWAMVAVTGGVGVAAALCLCSLLLWPIRLRRWDPEAQP